The Cervus elaphus chromosome 20, mCerEla1.1, whole genome shotgun sequence genomic interval GCAGCAGCTCCTCTCACTGAGAGGCTGTGTTGGCAATAGCGACAGAGCCACCCACGTACCTTCCTAGAGCAGCTAAGTTGTCTGGTTTTTAAGGTTCCGGAAGCCTCATTGCAGTGCTCAGAGTCTGTGCCACCAAGCAACTTCTGCCAAACCCAACAATGGGGTTGAGCCTTCTCGTGGAGGGAGAGGCTTACATGGcagctctcccccaccccagagccATATGTAGGCAAGATGAGTtcgtgaattttttttttgagacttcattttgaatattatttatttatttatttggctgcaccaggtcttagttgcagcaggcaaacTTAGTTGcaacaagtgggatctagttttctgaccagggattgaacctgggactgCAGCAATGGGAacatggactcttaaccactggaccaccaggaaagtcatgaGTCTGCACATTTATTTTAAGGGATTTGAAATGTAACTAACAGGTTATCTTATTATTATCTGTACAGTTTAAAGGTCAGTGGCCCCCGTCTTccacaaggattttttttttttcttttaaagatcttTTCACTTCTCTGTTGAGGTGCAATAGTGTGAGTTATGACCTACACAAGGAGCAAGGTCTTGTTGAAAGACCTTGAAAGCAAGGTCTGCTGTGATTTTTGGCTACTAGATGGTAGCAAGGACACCCCTTGAAGAGCTCCCCTAGGGTCTGTAACTTTCCACATAATCTGCTTCCTCCAGCACTGAGTCCCCACCCACTTCCCTCCTTTACTCACTTAGCTCTCGAATCATGCCTTTCTCTCCCCCACGgccttctccttcccttctccatggtACTCTCTCCCCTGGTTTTCCAGCTTCTGTAGCTTTCCATTCCTCACAATCCCCGCTTGCATCTGAAGCTCACCATGTGTGATGGTCATCTCTTTTGGGCTCTACAAAGCTATGATCAATGCATCTCCAGGTTTCTTTGCCTCTTGCCCATCCACCAAATCCAGAAACCAGGGAAACTCTCCCTTCAGTTCCTCACAGGCCACCAGGGCTGTGGAGGAACCACACAGCTATGGGCAGCTGACTTCCTCCAAGGTCCCAGCGCTGAGGACAGAGGTCACATTCAGAGAAACATGGACTCTCAGAACTGGAAGGCCTCCCACCCAGGAAGGCGCCAGCTCCACAGTATTCCTGGCAGCTGGCAGCCTGGCTTCTCCGTGAACACATTCTGAAAAGGAAGCCAGAAAGGGCAGAGTTGAGCCCTGGTTGGCCCCCATCAGGGGCAGGAGTTGACCCACATACGTACTTACTGCCTGTGGGTGTTCCCAGCAGGACCCTAATACCTGTGATAGCAATGGCACTGCCCTGTCCATGGGGTACAGTCTAGAAGGCTCACTGCATTTGGCTTCTAGGATTTCTTGGTTCCTTacaagctgtgtggccttgggcaaatgacctaacttctctgagctaACTTCACCTACAggtgaagaaaaaaaagtgaagataaTCAGGATTACAGGAGATGATGCCTCTGAAAGTGCCTGGTGAGCAGAAGAGTGTACATAGATGTGCACAAATTATATGTGGGTATAATAACCTGCTAATGATATTTAATAGCTAGCACTTAGTCTTGCCAGCTTCTGCCAAGTGTTTTACATGAAAAATCTCTTTGCATCTTCACAATaatggtataaaataaatactagtaCTGCCTTCATTTCAcagtgagtaaactgaggcacagaaaggcaaAGCATCCCGGCCCACTTACCAGACAGGGAGGCAGTGGGGCCGCATCTAGACCCTGCCTGCAACTACACCTGCTCCTCCTTCCCATCGGTAAAATGCGTTAGGTAGGCAATGCCAAGGAAGACACAGCAGAGGGGCCCAAAGCAGGGCTGAATAGGCAAAGAAAGGACTTAGAAGCAGGAGTGCTTTCTAGGAACAGCTAGGTTGATTATGGAGCCCCCAAGCGGgggcttttcctctttcctcagcAGGACTCGAAGATGCCGCAGTTACTGCGAAACATTAATGGGATCATTGAAGCCTTCAGGCGCTATGCCAGGATGGAGGGCGATTGCGCAGTGCTGGAAAGAGGGGAGCTGAAAAGGCTCCTGGAGAAAGAGTTCGCTGACGTCATCGTGGTACGAGACCCACGGGTCAAGGGTGCGGGGAGcaggagggaagacagaatgacCATATTTGCCTTGGGATTCTAAGCCTGCAGCCGCTACACCCAGGCCCGCCAGTCCTAACGGAGGCTGTGCCGCAGAGAAAGAGCAGGAGAGGGAGCAGGGATGGTCACGGGCCTGGTCCTTAAAGAAAATGCCTTGACTTCAATTAATTCTAATTTGGAGACAGAGTAAGAGGACACTAAAGGGACAGCTCAGAGAGGAACGGAGCCTTTGACTATTCTAGAAATGGCAATCGTTACTTTCTGTTGCTTCTTAAATCTGATATGGCGGCCACTTCTACATCTACCGGAAGTGTGATCAACAGTAACGAGCATTCACGAGAAGCACGGCTTTGTGCTTGGCTGGAAGCAGTTGCTCCAAGATATTAGCTGAGAGGTCGCATCAGAAGTGAGGTGTAGCAGCTGGGGGAGACTCTGGGAGCCCCTCCCTACAAGACAGCCCCAGGGCCCTGATGCACTTCCCTGTCTCTCCCTGCCTTTGGTGTGCAGCTAAAGAAACCAGGATGGTGAAAGTCCTGGGGGAAGGAAGGTGTGTGCTGTTTCTGCACACTGAAGGCAACCCACCAGATGCCCCTACTTGGCAAAACACCTGACCCCTTCAGTGAGGACCTCACAGAATTCCCACAGGGCCATCTTCCTGCTGAGCTTTTGGTGTCAGGCTCGCTGGAGGAAAAAACCACCTCCATGCCAGGGTCCAGGGGCTGAGGACAGCCTGAAGAGTCACTACAAGCTCAGTCATTTAGTCATTCTTCATGAAATGTTTATCCAGTTCTCCTGTAGACCAGAAACTGGGTCCAACACAGAGGATACAAAACAAAGCATGCTTCCTGCCGTTGAGGGAGAGAGGCTGGACTAAATGAGAGTGATTTTGTGTTAGTGCTTTTGTggtagcagtgtgtgtgtgtgtgtgtgtgtgcagtgtcgGGGTGCCAAGTAGTTaggcccccaggcccaggggtGGGATGCCTGGAAACTTAGCTGACTGGCCTGACCTCGTCCTCCTCAGAGGAGGGGTACTGATGTAGCCTCATCTTCCCCACAGAAACCCCATGATCCGGCCACTGTGGATGAAGTCCTGCGCCTGCTGGATGAAGATGACACAGGGACAGTGGAATTCAAGGAATTCTTGGTCTTGGTGTTCAAAGTCGCCCAGGCCTGTTTCGAGACACTGAGTGAGGGTCTTGAGGGAGCGTGTGGATCTCAGGAGTCTGGCCATGATACCCCTGCAGCCACCCAAAAGccaggggaaggacagagaagcagcCCTGCagtgggaagccctgggaacAGACAAGGCCCTGCAGGGAGCAGCGACGCACAGAGTGAGCAGGCTTCTGGGGGGCCAGGAGGGCCTGGGCCACAGACCCAGGGTGAGGACATCAGCTCTGCTCAGGTCAGTCACCAGGACAGGCAATTggagtcccagggacaggaggGAGTGAGCCAGTCTACACAAGCAAGGGGTCACGTGGAGCAGGCCCAGAGAATGCGAGAAGACAAGAGTCCTCAGACCAGAGAGAGGGGGACAGAGAGACAGCCGCAGGCCAGGGAACAGGACAGAGCCCACCAGACAAGTGAGGCTGGCACTGGAACCATAACTCAGACCCACACAAGTACCACTCAGACGGTGGAACAAAATAAGAGCCATCACACAGGAAGCGCCAGCACCCAGCCACGGGAGTCCACCAGAGGGACTGAGACCCACGGTCAAGATGGGAGGCAGACTAGCCAAGTGGTGACAGGAGGACACACTCAGGCAGAGACAAGGTCACAAACCCAGACGGTGGAACAAAACAGGAGCAATCAGACTGGAAGTGTCAGCACACAACCACGGGAGTCCACCTATGGCCAGATCAGAGGAACTGAAGCCCACAGTCAAGACAGGAACCAGACAAGCCAAGTGGCAACAGGAGGAAACATTCAGACACAGACAAGGTCACAAACCCAGACACACACTCATACCGCGGAGCAGGACAGGAGCCATCAGACAGGAAGTGTCAGCACCCAGCCACGGGAGTCCACCAGAGGGACTGAGACCCACGGTCAAGATGGGAGGCAGACAAGCCAAGTGGTGACGGGAGGACACACTCAGACACAGACAAGGTCACAAACCCAGACGGTGGAACAAAACAGGAGCAATCAGACTGGAAGTGCCAGCACCCAGCCACGGGAGTCCACCAGAGGGACTGAGACCCACGGTCAAGATGGGAGGCAGACAGGCCAAGTGGTGACAGGAGGACACACTCAGGCAGAGACAAGGTCACAAACCCAGACACACACTCATACCACGGAGCAGGACAGGAGCCATCAGACAGGAAGTGTCAGCACCCAGCCACGGGAGTCCACCAGAGGGACTGAGACCCACGGTCAAGATGGGAGGCAGACAAGCCAAGTGGTGACAGGAGGACACACTCAGGCAGAGACAAGGTCACAAACCCAGACACACACTCATACCGCGGAGCAGGACAGGAGCCATCAGACAGGAAGTGTCAGCACCCAGCCACGGGAGTCTACCTGCAGCCAAGCCAGAGGGACTGAGACCCACAGTCAAGACGGGTATCAGACGAGACAGGTTGTGACAGGAGGACACATTCAGACACAGCCGGGGTCACAAACCCAGACACACACTCAGACCAGGGAGCTTGACAGGAGCCATCAGAGAGGAAACACTAGCATCCAGTCACAGGAGTCCATCAGAGGCACTGAGATCCACAGTCAGGACGGGTATCAGTCGAGACAGGCTGTAACAGGAggacacattcacacacagggaGGTGCCCCCCAGGCCGTGGAACAGGACAGGGGCCAGATTACAAGCCACACCGGGGCAGGAGAACAGGGCCAGACCCAGAGGCAGTCAGGCAGTAGTCAAAGACAGACACAGGTGAGCAACAGCGAGGCAGGAGAGACAGTGCTGGGAGGGCAGGCCCAGACTGGGGCGAGCACTGTGACGGGCCGACGGGACACGAGCGGTGCCCACCCACCGTGCAGTGTGACAGGAGGTCAGGGAGAAAGAGATCCCACCGCGGTTCAGCAGGAGTGGGTTGATGACCACACGAGGGAGACAGTGATCCGAAGGCAGGACCAGGGCAGTCTGCACACTAGTGTCCCTTCAGCACCAGGCCGGGAGGCAGCCCAGCTAGAAGGGAAGCGAGGACTCACAGCGAGGGGACTGTATTCCTACTTCAAAAGCAGCAAGCCGTGAGGGCCCCGGCCCCGGACTCCGGGGCCCAGCGCAGAGAAGAGCAGACAGCAGTTGGCTTGCTGGCCCTGGCCAGTCCGGTTAGCAAGTCCCTTAATGTTAGCTCTTCATCGCGGTACTTCGCTCTTAGTTCTTTCTCAGTGAGGCCATTTCTGCAAGGTGATTGCTATCCTAAAATTTTCTCTCTTACCTGCTTTGCTGAGCAGACGCTCTCAGGGGCAAGAAGACATGGAACAACTCATCCCTTTGTGCCACGTTTTCCTTAGCTTGTGGGGGGTTTCAGTTACTTTTATAGATTCTGTTGTCTGCCCATTGCCTCATCTATCCTAATGAATCAATAAAAGCTTCCTAAGCAACTGGGCTTCATGTTTCATTCAATTACTATTAACATGATGAACTAAAGACTACAGGGCTTTTATGACAGGACTTTGGTGATGAACTGGATGTGGTCCCTACCCTTGTAGAACATCTGGTTGAGAAAACACTATGCAAGATTCCACAAGTTatgcagccactgtgggaaagagtatggagattccttaaaaacactaaaagtagatttaccgtatgatccagcaattccactcctgagcatatatctaggaaaagacaaaagctctaattcgaaaagatacaggTACtacagtgttcacagcagcactatgtATAACAGCCAAGTCACGGAAGCGgtgcaaatgtccatcaacagatgaatggataaagaagatatgtgttacatatatacacaatggaatactacttagtcataaaaaggagtgaaataatgccatttgcaacaacatgaatggacctagagattatcatactaagtgaggtaagtcagataaagaaacatattatatgatatcatttatatgtaaaatctaaaaaatagtacaagtgaacttatttacaagacagaaacagactcccagacatagaaaacaagcttacagttatcaaaggggaagggagaagggattaacagatgcataaTACCacaaataaaatagatttaagtaacaaggtcttactgtatagcacagagaactgtattcaatatcttctaataaactataatagaaaatcattcaaaaaagacaatatatacatttacatatatgtataaccaaatcactttgtcaaacacctgaaactaacacaatatcgtAAGTCAACTATACCTCTAAAAAAAGAGATTTCAAGGGTTGTCAGAGTCAAAGAGAAGAGATACCATACTTTTATATTTGGCAGAAATGGATCAGGAAAGTTGCAGTCAGAAGAGGTTTCTTTTGGTAAATGCTTTTAAAGGACAAGCAGGACTTAGGTAGGCAAAGGTAATCTCAGTCTCTAAGGCAATCTCACAATCTCTAATTCTACAGTGCAAAGTCTCTGTTTACCTTGTAAGGTCACAAAGGAAGGCTGACCTAAGGGTATCAATAAGTGAAAGAAGGCTTCCAGGGACTgtgtaaagaaaggaaaaggcatGTGTTCCCAGGAACTGAGCCAAGAGCCTGGGCTCCCCTTTGCCACTCTCTCACCCATGTCAGCTCTGATCATTCATGATGTCTCACTCATTGGATATGAACAGGTTATGAGTAGAACCTCTCCATTCTGGTTTATTGTGAGAATCACCTCGGAAGTaggttttaaaatacagatttataaACCTAACCCTAGAGATGCTGAATCCCAAAGTTTGGAGCAGAGCCTACACACAGTGTTTAGGAACTTCTTAAGGGAAATTTGACTTCTGATAGAATGGCAGACTAGATACTCTGAAGGACCTCCCATAAGAAAGCAAGTAGATCCTATATAAAGCACATTTTTTCCATTACATTATTGGTTTACAGGAAAAAACGGAAATCTCCCAGGAGCAAACAAAATGTGTTAGGCTGAATAATAATCTCCCAAAATGTCCATATCCTGATCCAAGGAATATGTgaatatattatgttatatagcAAATGGAACTTAgtagatgtgattaaattaagagTCTTGAGATGAGGATGTTgttctggattatccaggtgggccccgTGTGATCACAAAGGTCCTCATAAAGGTGAGGCAAGAGGACCAAAGTCAGTAAAAGGATTGGAGTTGTAGTGATGTGTCATAAGCCAAGGAATTCAGGTGACTTCTAGAAGCTAGAAAATGTAAGGAAATAGAACTCCCCTAAAGCCTCTAGTTCCCTTTCCAGCACTTTGATTTTAGACTTTTGATTTCCAAGGATGCAAgggaatcatttttttaattgttttaagccattaggtttctggtaatttgttacacagcaatagaaaactaatacccaaaacaaaaactcagaacTAGAGCCAGAAGAGTAAGGAGGAAGCATGTGTAAAAGGTAAGGTTGTCCTTCTCAGGACAAAGTGATTTTGTATCTGTCCCTACTATAAAGCATCCCTACTATAAAGATGGTAAAGCGTcttgcttacaatgcaggagacctgggttcaatccctgggtcaggaagataccctggggaagaaaatggcaacccactccagtactcttgcctggaaaattgcatggctggaggagcctggtaggctatagtccatggggtcgcaaagagtcggacacgagtcagtgcactttcttttctttcctactataaagaaagctgagcacagaagaactgatgcttttgaactgtggtgttggagaagactcttgagagtcccttggactacaaggagatccaaccagtccatcctaaaagagatcagtcctgggtgttcattggaaggactgatgctgaggctgaaacgtcaatactttggccacctgatgcaaagagctgactcatttgaaaagaccctagtgctgggaaagatagagggcaggaggagaaggggactacagaggatgagatgattggatggcatcaccgactcgatggacatgagtttgggtaaactccggcagttggcattggacagggaggcctggcgtgctgcagttcacgggattgtaaagagtcagacacaactgagcgactgaactgactgaactactAACCTTTAGGTATAAAGGCCAAAGACAAATAGCAAAGGACTTGCAAGGAAACATGGAATAGTATTCTCACAATCCTTTCATGGGGACTGTATTAGAGAATGAgcttccaaaacaaacaaacaagacagAGAATCATAAAAGTGTTTGCCATAGAATATGATACAAGGCATTTCAACATATTTAACTGTAGACTAAGACTAAAAAGGTAGGAAAAGCTGACAGAATAACATTTGACATTATATactctaaatataaatataatacaacTAACAAAAACAGAGGAAGGAGAATATGTATGaaaaatcagtcagttcagtcactggcaatgatgccatccaaccatctcatcctctgtcatccccttctcctcctgtctttaatctttcccatcattggggtcttttctaaggagtcagcttttcacattaggtggccaaaggactggaacttcagcttcagcatcagtcctcccaatgaatattcaggactgatttcctttaggattgactagcttgatcttcttgcagtccaagggactctcaagagtcttctccaacaccacagttcaaaagcatcaattcttctgtgctcagctttctttatagtccaactctcaaatccatacatgactactggaaaaaccataaccttgactagacggactttgttagcaaagtaatgtctctgctttttaatatgctgtctaggtttgtcatagcttttcttccaaggagcaagcaccttttaatttcatggctgaagtcaccactgcagtgattctggccaagataataaagtctgtcactgctttctttgttccccatctatctgccatgaagtgatggaacctgatgccatgatcttagtttttgtactaatagaaacacaaattaaaactacatctAGATACCACTTCTCCACATCAGTTTGGCAAAACTCTAAAAGACAATAGACTTGAGAAGACTTTCTGAGAATAGACTTTGCTGATGAAGGTGTAAAGAATAGGTACCCCCATATTTTCCTGATGAGAGTGAGAAATGATACAGCCTCATTGGAgagaatttgacaaaattcatcattATTATATCTGCCTGTtttgttcttgctgtttctctgaaACAGATATTGACAGATAGTAGCATTCAATAattatctgtttaaaaaataatacattaacGTTTGTATAATCTCTGTGCAGACTTGTGAATATGGAAAGGCAACTATAATCAAGCTCTTATCGAATAAGAAAATGGAGTTTCTTTAGTGCTGTCAAAGTCACAGTTAGAAATTAGAAAATGGCAGCAGTAAAACTAAACTCAGACTTTTGGGTATAAACTCAGTGACTGATGATACCTCACAGAGAAAAAAGGGCTTGGGAGTGTGTGAGGACCTACCCAAAGGGGTTGGGAGGGTGTCACAGAGAGTGGCCCTTCCAGTCCCACCTCCAGCTCCAAAAGGAAATTCTGGCCATGAAAGCATGGAGCCCACTGACACCTTGGGATAGATGCCACCCTCAGGATCTCTGTTCTCAGGGAGCttccaggaggaggaagggagttgCCCTAGAACAGTCCAGGGAAATTTGAAAGTATAAGTGGTTCTgaaagagaagttaagcaacCATGAGTCATGGAGGGGTGAAACTGGCAGCCTGTCCCTTGCTGGATGGATCTGGAAGCTACTGTGAAAGTCCCCCTTCCTCCATGTTTTAGGTATAAATGAATATAGATTTCTTATAAATGTTAAACATTGGAATGGATCAAATCAGAGACGTAGTCATGGTGaaccttaaaaagaaataattgaatCCAAGTCAACAGAATCTGACTCAACTTTAATTTAAGGCATTCACCTTTCAGAAGTGGGGGGGCGGTTATTCAGCCAAATACAGAAAAGGGGAGTCATGGGG includes:
- the CRNN gene encoding cornulin isoform X2; translation: MPQLLRNINGIIEAFRRYARMEGDCAVLERGELKRLLEKEFADVIVKPHDPATVDEVLRLLDEDDTGTVEFKEFLVLVFKVAQACFETLSEGLEGACGSQESGHDTPAATQKPGEGQRSSPAVGSPGNRQGPAGSSDAQSEQASGGPGGPGPQTQGEDISSAQVSHQDRQLESQGQEGVSQSTQARGHVEQAQRMREDKSPQTRERGTERQPQAREQDRAHQTSEAGTGTITQTHTSTTQTVEQNKSHHTGSASTQPRESTRGTETHGQDGRQTSQVVTGGHTQAETRSQTQTHTHTAEQDRSHQTGSVSTQPRESTRGTETHGQDGRQTSQVVTGGHTQTQTRSQTQTVEQNRSNQTGSASTQPRESTRGTETHGQDGRQTGQVVTGGHTQAETRSQTQTHTHTTEQDRSHQTGSVSTQPRESTRGTETHGQDGRQTSQVVTGGHTQAETRSQTQTHTHTAEQDRSHQTGSVSTQPRESTCSQARGTETHSQDGYQTRQVVTGGHIQTQPGSQTQTHTQTRELDRSHQRGNTSIQSQESIRGTEIHSQDGYQSRQAVTGGHIHTQGGAPQAVEQDRGQITSHTGAGEQGQTQRQSGSSQRQTQVSNSEAGETVLGGQAQTGASTVTGRRDTSGAHPPCSVTGGQGERDPTAVQQEWVDDHTRETVIRRQDQGSLHTSVPSAPGREAAQLEGKRGLTARGLYSYFKSSKP
- the CRNN gene encoding cornulin isoform X1 — its product is MPQLLRNINGIIEAFRRYARMEGDCAVLERGELKRLLEKEFADVIVKPHDPATVDEVLRLLDEDDTGTVEFKEFLVLVFKVAQACFETLSEGLEGACGSQESGHDTPAATQKPGEGQRSSPAVGSPGNRQGPAGSSDAQSEQASGGPGGPGPQTQGEDISSAQVSHQDRQLESQGQEGVSQSTQARGHVEQAQRMREDKSPQTRERGTERQPQAREQDRAHQTSEAGTGTITQTHTSTTQTVEQNKSHHTGSASTQPRESTRGTETHGQDGRQTSQVVTGGHTQAETRSQTQTVEQNRSNQTGSVSTQPRESTYGQIRGTEAHSQDRNQTSQVATGGNIQTQTRSQTQTHTHTAEQDRSHQTGSVSTQPRESTRGTETHGQDGRQTSQVVTGGHTQTQTRSQTQTVEQNRSNQTGSASTQPRESTRGTETHGQDGRQTGQVVTGGHTQAETRSQTQTHTHTTEQDRSHQTGSVSTQPRESTRGTETHGQDGRQTSQVVTGGHTQAETRSQTQTHTHTAEQDRSHQTGSVSTQPRESTCSQARGTETHSQDGYQTRQVVTGGHIQTQPGSQTQTHTQTRELDRSHQRGNTSIQSQESIRGTEIHSQDGYQSRQAVTGGHIHTQGGAPQAVEQDRGQITSHTGAGEQGQTQRQSGSSQRQTQVSNSEAGETVLGGQAQTGASTVTGRRDTSGAHPPCSVTGGQGERDPTAVQQEWVDDHTRETVIRRQDQGSLHTSVPSAPGREAAQLEGKRGLTARGLYSYFKSSKP